The proteins below are encoded in one region of Hordeum vulgare subsp. vulgare chromosome 3H, MorexV3_pseudomolecules_assembly, whole genome shotgun sequence:
- the LOC123445332 gene encoding beta-glucosidase 5-like isoform X2, translating to MAAIAFFSLLLLLSSTPPVLGFTRSDFPPEFVFGAATSAYQYEGAVAEDGRSPSIWDTFTQAGKMSDKSTGDVAADGYHKYKDDVKLMVDTNLEAYRFSISWSRLIPNGRGAVNPKGLEYYNNLINELVQHGIQVHVMLSHLDFPQVLDDEYAGWLSPKIVEDFTAFADVCFREFGDRVSYWTTIDEPNVSALGSYDNALFAPGRCSDPFGITNCTVGNSTVEPYIAAHNMILAHAATTRLYREKYRDAQKGGVGINVYSSWSYPMTNSDVDIEAAKRYLDFVFGWILEPLVSGDYPDVMKKNVGSRLPSFTKSQSQVVKGAVDFIGINHYYSMYVNDRPLDKGTRDYSADMSLYQRASKTTPGSSKNIPSSSQSDPEGLQYVLQYLTKAYGNIPIYVQENGVASNDTLYDTERIEYLKSYMGGTLKAVRNGANVKGYFVWSFLDVFEFFAGPRSRYGLYRVDFNDDARPRQAKLSARWYSGFLKNDDIYFLNELDSTGSHALQ from the exons ATGGCTGCCATTGCCTTCTTCTCCCTGCTGCTGCTCCTCTCTTCTACACCTCCTGTTCTTGGCTTCACGAGGAGCGACTTCCCGCCGGAGTTCGTCTTCGGAGCCGCCACCTCCGCATACCAG TATGAGGGTGCTGTGGCTGAGGATGGCAGGAGCCCAAGCATCTGGGACACCTTCACTCAAGCAG GGAAAATGTCTGATAAAAGCACAGGCGATGTAGCTGCTGATGGGTACCACAAGTACAAG GATGATGTCAAGCTCATGGTTGACACTAACCTAGAGGCTTACAGATTCTCCATCTCCTGGTCAAGGCTTATACCAA ATGGGAGGGGGGCTGTCAACCCAAAAGGTTTGGAGTACTACAACAACCTTATAAATGAGCTAGTGCAACATG GGATTCAAGTCCATGTTATGCTTTCCCATCTCGATTTCCCGCAAGTTTTGGATGATGAGTATGCTGGATGGTTAAGCCCGAAAATTGt GGAGGATTTTACAGCATTTGCGGACGTGTGTTTTAGGGAGTTCGGAGACAGGGTTTCATACTGGACAACAATAGATGAACCTAATGTCAGCGCACTAGGGTCTTATGACAATGCACTATTTGCCCCCGGACGTTGCTCCGACCCATTTGGAATAACAAATTGTACAGTGGGAAATTCAACAGTGGAACCATACATAGCAGCTCATAACATGATACTGGCCCATGCAGCAACTACCAGACTTTACAGAGAAAAATATCGA GATGCACAAAAGGGAGGTGTTGGCATAAATGtttactcttcttggagttatcctATGACGAACTCTGATGTGGATATAGAAGCAGCTAAAAGATACTTAGACTTCGTGTTTGGATG GATACTAGAGCCCTTGGTTTCTGGAGATTACCCAGATGTGATGAAGAAAAATGTTGGGTCTCGACTTCCATCCTTCACAAAATCCCAATCTCAAGTTGTCAAGGGAGCTGTTGATTTCATAGGAATAAACCACTACTATTCCATGTATGTTAATGATCGTCCTTTAGACAAAGGCACTCGTGACTATTCAGCAGACATGTCCCTTTACCAAAGAG CTTCTAAAACAACCCCAGGAAGTAGCAAG AATATCCCATCATCTTCTCAAAGTGACCCGGAAGGATTGCAATATGTGTTGCAGTACCTAACAAAAGCATATGGGAACATTCCTATCTATGTGCAAGAGAATG GTGTTGCATCTAATGACACTCTCTATGACACCGAACGGATCGAATACTTGAAGAGTTACATGGGTGGCACACTGAAGGCAGTAAG GAATGGAGCGAACGTAAAAGGCTACTTCGTCTGGTCCTTCCTAGACGTCTTTGAGTTCTTTGCAGGGCCCCGGTCACGGTATGGCCTATACCGTGTCGATTTTAACGATGATGCACGACCACGACAAGCCAAGCTCTCTGCTCGTTGGTACTCTGGCTTCCTGAAGAACGATGACATTTATTTTCTGAATGAGCTCGATAGTACAGGATCCCATGCTCTCCAATGA
- the LOC123445332 gene encoding beta-glucosidase 5-like isoform X1, which translates to MAFFPLSLLLLLAAAHGTSPVLGFTRSDFPPEFVFGAATLAYQYEGAVAEDGRSPSIWDTFTQAGKMSDKSTGDVAADGYHKYKDDVKLMVDTNLEAYRFSISWSRLIPNGRGAVNPKGLEYYNNLINELVQHGIQVHVMLSHLDFPQVLDDEYAGWLSPKIVEDFTAFADVCFREFGDRVSYWTTIDEPNVSALGSYDNALFAPGRCSDPFGITNCTVGNSTVEPYIAAHNMILAHAATTRLYREKYRDAQKGGVGINVYSSWSYPMTNSDVDIEAAKRYLDFVFGWILEPLVSGDYPDVMKKNVGSRLPSFTKSQSQVVKGAVDFIGINHYYSMYVNDRPLDKGTRDYSADMSLYQRASKTTPGSSKNIPSSSQSDPEGLQYVLQYLTKAYGNIPIYVQENGVASNDTLYDTERIEYLKSYMGGTLKAVRNGANVKGYFVWSFLDVFEFFAGPRSRYGLYRVDFNDDARPRQAKLSARWYSGFLKNDDIYFLNELDSTGSHALQ; encoded by the exons ATGGCCTTCTTCCCCCTCTCGCTCCTGCTCCTTCTAGCCGCCGCCCATGGCACGTCCCCGGTTCTTGGCTTCACGAGGAGCGACTTCCCGCCGGAATTCGTCTTCGGAGCCGCCACCTTGGCGTACCAG TATGAGGGTGCTGTGGCTGAGGATGGCAGGAGCCCAAGCATCTGGGACACCTTCACTCAAGCAG GGAAAATGTCTGATAAAAGCACAGGCGATGTAGCTGCTGATGGGTACCACAAGTACAAG GATGATGTCAAGCTCATGGTTGACACTAACCTAGAGGCTTACAGATTCTCCATCTCCTGGTCAAGGCTTATACCAA ATGGGAGGGGGGCTGTCAACCCAAAAGGTTTGGAGTACTACAACAACCTTATAAATGAGCTAGTGCAACATG GGATTCAAGTCCATGTTATGCTTTCCCATCTCGATTTCCCGCAAGTTTTGGATGATGAGTATGCTGGATGGTTAAGCCCGAAAATTGt GGAGGATTTTACAGCATTTGCGGACGTGTGTTTTAGGGAGTTCGGAGACAGGGTTTCATACTGGACAACAATAGATGAACCTAATGTCAGCGCACTAGGGTCTTATGACAATGCACTATTTGCCCCCGGACGTTGCTCCGACCCATTTGGAATAACAAATTGTACAGTGGGAAATTCAACAGTGGAACCATACATAGCAGCTCATAACATGATACTGGCCCATGCAGCAACTACCAGACTTTACAGAGAAAAATATCGA GATGCACAAAAGGGAGGTGTTGGCATAAATGtttactcttcttggagttatcctATGACGAACTCTGATGTGGATATAGAAGCAGCTAAAAGATACTTAGACTTCGTGTTTGGATG GATACTAGAGCCCTTGGTTTCTGGAGATTACCCAGATGTGATGAAGAAAAATGTTGGGTCTCGACTTCCATCCTTCACAAAATCCCAATCTCAAGTTGTCAAGGGAGCTGTTGATTTCATAGGAATAAACCACTACTATTCCATGTATGTTAATGATCGTCCTTTAGACAAAGGCACTCGTGACTATTCAGCAGACATGTCCCTTTACCAAAGAG CTTCTAAAACAACCCCAGGAAGTAGCAAG AATATCCCATCATCTTCTCAAAGTGACCCGGAAGGATTGCAATATGTGTTGCAGTACCTAACAAAAGCATATGGGAACATTCCTATCTATGTGCAAGAGAATG GTGTTGCATCTAATGACACTCTCTATGACACCGAACGGATCGAATACTTGAAGAGTTACATGGGTGGCACACTGAAGGCAGTAAG GAATGGAGCGAACGTAAAAGGCTACTTCGTCTGGTCCTTCCTAGACGTCTTTGAGTTCTTTGCAGGGCCCCGGTCACGGTATGGCCTATACCGTGTCGATTTTAACGATGATGCACGACCACGACAAGCCAAGCTCTCTGCTCGTTGGTACTCTGGCTTCCTGAAGAACGATGACATTTATTTTCTGAATGAGCTCGATAGTACAGGATCCCATGCTCTCCAATGA
- the LOC123445334 gene encoding disease resistance protein RPM1-like, producing the protein MAEAVLVALGKIGNVLADEATKALLAKLSEKVSNLIDLDDKIEGIAKQLKTMNNVIQQIGTPYLADKVVKGWIGEVRKLAYHVEDVMDKYSYHSLHVEKGFLKKCLKGSHYVRVFSQIADEVVKIEKEIKQVIELKEQWLQPSQLVHDPLTEMERQRSQDSFPELVKDEDLIGIEDNRRMMTEWLYSDEMETTVITVSGMGGLGKTTLVTNVYEREKVNFQTSAWMVVSQTYTLDALLRKLLEKVTEQPSSPNIDRMDVHDLKEEIKRKLKDRKCLIVLDDVWNKEVYSQMRDAFHNSHASRVIITTRNNHVAAVAHSTRRIDLKPLGNAHAFELFCRRVFYIKKDHVYECPNHLMKTARSIVDRCQGLPLAILSIGGLLSSRPQTQYSWEQIFNQLSTELSNNDNLRAVLNLSYHDLSGDLRNCLLYCSLFPEDYPMSRESLVRLWVAEGFVCSKGNSTPEEVAEGNLMELIYRNMLEVKETDELGRVSTCTMHDIVRDLALCVASEEQFVCANDYATLIHMNKDVRRLSSCGWKGNTALKIKLPRLRTLVSVGAISSTPAMPFSLSSESNYLTVLELQDSEITEVPAWIGTLFNLRYIGLRRTKVRSLPDSVEKLSNLQTLDIKQTNIETLPKGIVKIKNLRHLLADRYADEKQSEFRYFIGIQAPKALPNMGELQTLETIQASKDLAEQLERMVQLRTLWIDNISSAECANIFTALSNMPLLSSLLLAGRDENEALCFESLQPMSTHLHKLIIRGKWAKGTLNCPIFRSHGENLKYLALSWCHLWEDEDPLGMLAPHLPNLTYLRLNNMRSANILVLSADSFPHLKSLTLKHMHNVNELKIIDGALPCIEGLYVVSLSKLDKVPQGIESLSSLKKLWLVGLHGGFKTQWDKNGMQQKMVHVQEVRV; encoded by the coding sequence ATGGCGGAGGCGGTGCTTGTTGCTCTCGGAAAGATTGGGAATGTTTTAGCTGATGAAGCTACCAAAGCTTTGCTGGCCAAGCTGTCAGAAAAAGTTAGTAATCTGATTGATCTGGATGACAAGATTGAGGGAATAGCGAAGCAATTAAAAACCATGAACAATGTCATACAGCAGATAGGCACGCCGTACCTTGCCGACAAAGTCGTAAAGGGTTGGATTGGGGAGGTGAGGAAGTTGGCCTACCATGTCGAGGATGTGATGGACAAATACTCGTATCACTCTCTTCATGTCGAAAAAGGGTTTCTGAAGAAGTGCCTCAAAGGATCACATTATGTCCGGGTTTTCAGTCAAATTGCTGACGAGGTAGTCAAGATTGAGAAGGAGATCAAGCAAGTTATCGAACTCAAGGAGCAGTGGCTCCAACCATCCCAGCTTGTTCATGACCCTCTCACTGAGATGGAAAGACAACGGTCCCAAGATAGCTTCCCTGAACTTgtgaaagatgaagatcttattggAATTGAAGATAACAGGCGAATGATGACTGAATGGTTGTACTCGGATGAGATGGAGACTACAGTGATAACTGTGTCAGGTATGGGTGGGTTGGGAAAGACAACCCTCGTCACAAATGTGTATGAACGTGAAAAGGTCAACTTCCAAACTAGTGCATGGATGGTTGTGTCTCAGACCTACACTTTGGATGCTCTGTTGAGGAAGTTACTCGAGAAGGTTACTGAACAACCATCATCACCTAACATTGACAGGATGGATGTGCATGACTTGAAGGAAGAAATAAAGCGAAAGCTTAAAGATAGGAAATGTTTAATTGTATTGGATGATGTCTGGAACAAGGAAGTGTACTCTCAAATGCGAGATGCATTCCACAATTCTCATGCAAGCCGCGTCATCATCACGACGCGGAACAATCATGTTGCTGCTGTTGCCCACTCGACACGTCGTATCGATCTCAAGCCTTTGGGGAATGCTCACGCATTCGAACTCTTCTGCAGGAGGGTCTTTTATATCAAGAAGGACCATGTGTATGAGTGTCCCAATCATCTCATGAAAACTGCTAGGTCTATAGTTGATAGGTGTCAGGGTCTGCCACTAGCAATTTTATCTATAGGCGGTCTTTTGTCTTCGAGGCCACAAACACAATACTCTTGGGAGCAGATATTCAATCAACTCTCAACTGAGCTGTCGAACAATGATAATCTCCGGGCAGTTTTAAATCTGAGCTACCATGACCTATCTGGAGACCTCAGAAACTGCCTTTTGTATTGCAGCCTCTTCCCGGAAGACTACCCAATGTCACGTGAGAGCCTTGTGAGGCTGTGGGTTGCAGAAGGCTTTGTGTGTAGCAAAGGAAATAGCACCCcggaggaggtggccgagggaAACCTCATGGAACTGATATACCGCAACATGCTTGAAGTCAAGGAGACAGATGAACTGGGAAGGGTGAGCACCTGTACGATGCATGATATCGTGCGAGACCTGGCTCTTTGTGTTGCGAGCGAGGAGCAGTTTGTATGCGCAAATGATTATGCCACATTGATACATATGAATAAGGATGTTCGTCGTCTGTCATCATGCGGGTGGAAAGGCAATACTGCACTGAAAATTAAGCTTCCCCGTCTTCGAACTCTAGTGTCAGTAGGAGCAATTTCATCCACGCCTGCCATGCCATTCTCGCTTTCATCAGAGTCCAACTACCTGACTGTCCTCGAGCTACAGGACTCTGAAATCACTGAAGTGCCGGCATGGATAGGGACACTCTTCAATTTACGTTACATTGGCTTACGCCGCACCAAGGTCAGGTCACTCCCGGACTCTGTTGAGAAACTATCGAACCTGCAAACTCTGGACATCAAGCAAACTAACATAGAGACCCTACCAAAAGGGATTGTTAAGATCAAGAATCTACGGCACCTCTTGGCTGATAGATATGCTGATGAGAAGCAGTCGGAGTTTCGATACTTTATCGGAATTCAAGCCCCAAAAGCACTGCCCAACATGGGAGAATTGCAGACCCTTGAGACCATCCAAGCCAGCAAAGACTTGGCCGAGCAGCTGGAGAGAATGGTGCAACTGCGAACTCTGTGGATTGACAACATAAGTTCTGCTGAATGCGCAAATATTTTTACCGCCCTATCAAACATGCCGCTTCTTTCCAGCCTGCTTCTTGCTGGAAGAGATGAGAATGAGGCGCTTTGTTTCGAGTCCCTCCAGCCAATGTCCACACATCTCCACAAGCTGATCATCAGAGGGAAATGGGCCAAGGGAACACTGAACTGCCCGATATTTCGCAGCCACGGAGAAAATCTCAAGTATCTAGCTCTAAGCTGGTGTCACCTTTGGGAAGACGAGGATCCACTAGGGATGCTTGCACCACACTTGCCGAACCTCACGTATCTGCGACTCAACAACATGCGTAGTGCAAACATTTtggttctttctgcagattcctTTCCTCACCTGAAGAGTCTTACACTAAAGCACATGCATAATGTCAACGAGCTAAAGATCATTGATGGCGCCCTTCCGTGCATCGAAGGTTTGTATGTTGTGTCGTTGTCGAAGCTGGATAAGGTCCCTCAAGGCATTGAATCCCTTAGCTCCCTGAAGAAGCTCTGGTTGGTGGGCTTGCATGGGGGCTTCAAAACTCAGTGGGACAAGAACGGAATGCAGCAGAAGATGGTGCATGTTCAGGAGGTTCGTGTCTGA
- the LOC123445335 gene encoding beta-glucosidase 5-like: protein MSATANNAMAFFSLLLLLPLSAHGSTPALGYTRTDFPPDFVFGAATSAYQYEGAVAEDGRAPSIWDTFTHAGKMADKSTGDIASDGYHKYKDDVKLMVDTNLEAYRFSISWSRLIPNGRGAVNPKGLDYYNNLIDELMKHGIQIHVMLYHLDFPQVLDNEYGGWLSSRIVEDFTAFAEVCFREFGDRVSYWTTIDEPNVGPIGSYDSGIFAPGRCSYPFGITKCTIGNSTVEPYIAAHNMILAHASATRLYRERYQAVQKGVVGINVYSFWTYPLTNSTADLKATKRYQDFMFGWTLRPLVFGDYPQVMKTNVGSRLPSFTKSQSEFVKGAIDFIGINHYYSVYVNDRPLKEGVRDYAADMSVYQRGSRTDPATSEYVPTAYPDDPEGLRFVLQYLTEAYGGLPIYVQENGKAYANDILNDTDRVEYLKTYIGSTLDALRNGANVKGYFAWNFLDIFEFLAGYKLGYGMYRVDFDDEARPREARLSARWYAGFLKNNGISIRSEVDDTRTHAQQ, encoded by the exons ATGTCTGCCACTGCCAATAATGCCATGGCCTTCTTCTCCCTCTTACTCCTGCTGCCTCTCTCCGCCCATGGCTCGACCCCTGCTCTTGGTTACACACGGACCGACTTCCCGCCGGACTTCGTCTTCGGTGCCGCCACCTCCGCGTACCAG TATGAGGGCGCGGTAGCTGAGGATGGCAGGGCCCCAAGCATCTGGGACACCTTCACTCACGCTG GCAAAATGGCCGACAAAAGCACAGGCGACATCGCTTCCGATGGATACCACAAGTACAAG GATGATGTCAAGCTCATGGTTGACACTAACCTAGAGGCTTACAGATTCTCCATCTCCTGGTCAAGGCTTATTCCAA ATGGGAGGGGAGCTGTCAATCCAAAGGGGTTAGATTACTACAATAACCTTATAGACGAGCTAATGAAACATG GGATTCAAATCCATGTCATGCTCTACCATCTCGATTTCCCGCAAGTTTTGGACAATGAGTATGGAGGATGGTTAAGCTCTAGAATTGT GGAGGATTTCACAGCATTTGCAGAGGTGTGCTTCAGAGAGTTTGGAGACAGGGTTTCATACTGGACCACGATAGACGAACCTAATGTCGGCCCAATAGGATCTTATGATAGTGGAATATTTGCACCTGGACGTTGTTCCTATCCTTTTGGAATAACAAAATGTACCATCGGAAACTCAACTGTGGAGCCGTACATTGCAGCTCATAACATGATATTGGCACATGCATCGGCTACCAGACTTTACAGAGAACGATACCAA GCTGTGCAAAAGGGAGTTGTTGGCATAAATGTTTACTCATTTTGGACTTATCCTTTGACGAACTCTACTGCGGATTTGAAAGCAACTAAAAGATATCAAGACTTCATGTTTGGCTG GACACTAAGACCCTTGGTGTTTGGAGATTACCCACAAGTGATGAAGACGAATGTTGGTTCTCGCCTCCCATCCTTCACGAAATCCCAATCTGAATTTGTTAAGGGCGCTATTGATTTCATAGGAATAAATCATTACTATTCAGTCTATGTGAACGACCGCCCTTTAAAGGAAGGTGTCCGTGACTATGCAGCAGACATGTCAGTTTACCAGAGAG GTTCTAGAACAGACCCAGCAACAAGTGAG TATGTCCCAACAGCTTATCCAGATGACCCAGAAGGATTGCGATTTGTACTGCAGTACCTGACAGAAGCCTACGGAGGCCTACCCATTTATGTCCAAGAGAATG GCAAGGCATACGCGAATGATATCCTCAATGACACTGACAGGGTGGAATATTTGAAGACCTACATAGGGAGCACACTGGATGCATTAAG AAACGGAGCCAATGTGAAAGGCTACTTCGCATGGAACTTCTTGGACATCTTCGAGTTCCTAGCAGGGTACAAGTTAGGGTATGGCATGTATCGTGTCGACTTCGATGACGAAGCGCGACCACGAGAAGCCAGGCTCTCTGCTCGCTGGTATGCAGGCTTTCTAAAAAACAATGGCATCAGTATTCGGAGTGAGGTCGACGATACAAGAACCCATGCTCAACAGTGA